Genomic DNA from Haloplanus aerogenes:
CGCGGAGCGGATCGACAACGGCGAGCGTGCGTTCGAGGTGCTCGCGGACAACCATCGCGACATCGCCCACGGCGGCGCGCCGTCGCGAGCGACCGAAATCAAACTCGCGGAGACGACGCTGACGCTCGCGGACCCCTCGGACTCCAACGTCACGCTGTCGGACGGGACGGCCGTGGGATCGACCGAGTCCAGATCGGTCACGTTCGGCACGGCAGGCGACGGCTCGGCGCTCTCCCGTGGCGTCGTCTACGAACTCGGTGCCGTCTTCCGCGTCGACCGCGGCGGGGCCGCGATGCGCCGGGCGCCCCCCTTCCAGTTCGACGAGAACCGGACCGTGCTCCACTACGTGACGCTCGAATCGCGGACCGGCCAGATCCAGCGCCAGTCCGGGTCGACGACGGTGCTCGTCCGGAGCGTCCGCGGGACGACGACGCTCATATCCCACACGGAGCCGACGAACGAGGTGACGATCACGGTCGAAACCGAGCCCCGGCGAGCCGAGGCCTGGAAGCGCTACTTCGAGACGCAGCTGGAGGGGATGGCGGGGTCGGGCTGTGATTCCCTCGACGGCTCCGGGACCGTCTCCTGCTCGTTCGAGACGGACGACCTCCGCGTGACGCGGACGACCATCAGGGTTCAGATCAGTTGACGCTGGCCGTCACGTTGTGTTTCGTGATGTGGAGATAGGTGACGACCTTCCCGCTCCCATCGTAGTAGATGTAGCCCGAGGAGCCGGATTCGCCGATGCCCGCGTTGTTGCCGTCGGCGACGATGAGGTCGAACCCGGGGCCCACCTCCGCGAAGTAGTGCCGGGTAAGGAACGTCAGATCCTCCGGGTCGCCCGTGCTGTAGGGGTAGGGGCCGTGGCTCGAATCCGACGGGTGGTCGTCGAAGTTCGCGTCGCCCGCGAGCGTCTTCGACCCCGACTTGAAGTGCGTCATCTCGTTTTTCACCTTCTCGTAGTTCATGCTGGCCGTGCCGTTGGGCGGGGTGAGGTCCACGTCGACCCAGATTTCGTCGCCGTCTGCGGGTTTGCCGTTAATCTCGCCACACTCGGCAGTGAGGTAGTCGTCGCTGTACCACCCGTGATGGGTGTCGCCCCCGTCGTCGCTGTAGTAGAGGTACAGATCGACGTTTTCGCCGCAGGTGGTATCGCCGCCGTCTTCGACGTGAATCTCGAACTGTTGCTGTCCTTGCTGGGCGTACAGCGACCAGTCGAGATTCGAGAAGGAGGACTCCTCGCTGTCCTGCGGACGAATGGTAAAGGAGAAATCTTGGAGCGAGTGGCCGCTGTCCATGCCGCGGACGGTGATGCCCTGCGTCTCCGGCGGCATCTGGAAGTCACCAAGCGTCCCGATACTGATGAGTTCGACGGCGACGGTGTTCGAACTTGGGTGCGAGACGTTGCCGTCGGTGCGTGTCTCGAAGTACGATCCCCACGCTTCGGCGTACTCGCTCTGGATGATGACTTCGACCGTCCCGTTCTCGACGGGATTCGAGTAGTCGGTGCCGTCGGGGTACGTCTCCGTGTCCGGATACACCGGCACGCCCTGTCCAGGTGATCGGGCGCTCACCGTTGTCTGTCCAGCGCCCCCACCGGAGCCCTGGATGCGGACGAGGGGGAAGGTGAGCGTCCCCCGCCGGTAGTGAAACTCCGGCGGCGACACCATCTGTGACGAGCCACCTTCGTACGAGCGCCAGACGCCCCCGCCCTGGTAGGCGATGGACTCCCCGTCGCTCCGGTAGATGATCGCGCCGAGCGACGTGTTCGGGACGAGCGTCGCGTCGTTGGCGCCGTCGTAGTTCCGGTGGACGATCCGAATCGTCCCGGCGTCCTGATCGACGGTGTAGCTACCGCTCGTCGTGGGAAGGTCGACGCGCTGGCTCTCCGAGTCCCCGAGTGCGACCGTCGACAGCCGGGAGTCCAGAAGCGTCATCCCGTTCTCCGCCCGGTCGAGTTCGGATTTGGACTGTACGTCGTTGATCGCGGTCGATCCGAACGCGATGACGACCGTCGTCGAGACGATGACCAGTGCGAGGACGAGGATCACGCCGATCGGTTCGGCCTGTGCGGTTCGGTCGCGGACGAACCGGTACAGGCGTGGGGCGCGTGACCGCATTACCGTTCAGTCGGTGGCAGCGCATAAAAGCCGACTGGCCGATTCTCGAAGCTGAGATTCTGACCGTCCGTTCCCCTTGAACACGTCGTACGGCGCTGCGTCGCGTTCTCGTGTCCGATAGTGATCCGTCGCGTGTCGAGCAACAGGACTATACTCACGCCCCTGTTGAGTGGGAGTATGCACCACGACACCGCGTTTCTCGACGATCTGGGTCTCGCTTCCGATCAGATGTCGGTCACCGACGCGGACCGGGAGCAGCGCTCGCACGACTGGGGCACTCCCCGCGAGGACGGCGTCCGACCGGACGTCGTCGTCTGGCCCGAATCGACGGAGGACGTCGCGTCGATCCTGCAGGCGGCGACCGAACACGGCGTCCCCGTCACACCCTACGCCGCGGGGACGAGTCTGGAGGGCAACGCGGTTCCCATCGAAGGTGGAATCACCCTCGATATGACCCGGATGGACGCCGTCCTCGACGTACGACCTGACGACCTGCAGGTGGACGTCCAGCCCGGCATCTTCGGCGACGACGTGAACGAGGCGGTGGCGAAACACGGGCTCTTTCTCCCCTCGCTCCCCTCCTCGGGTGCCATCTCGACCATCGGCGGGATGCTCGCCAACGACGCCAGCGGGATGAAGACCGTCAAGTACGGCGAGGTGAGCGACTGGGTCCTCGGCATGGAGGTCGTCCTCCCGACCGGCGAGGTGATCACGACCGGGAGTCGGGCGGTCAAGACCTCCAGCGGCTACAATCTCGGTGACCTGATCGTCGGGAGCGAGGGGACCTTGGGCGTCATCACTCGGGCGACGATCAAGTTGGCCGGTCGCCCC
This window encodes:
- a CDS encoding DUF7289 family protein; the protein is MRSRAPRLYRFVRDRTAQAEPIGVILVLALVIVSTTVVIAFGSTAINDVQSKSELDRAENGMTLLDSRLSTVALGDSESQRVDLPTTSGSYTVDQDAGTIRIVHRNYDGANDATLVPNTSLGAIIYRSDGESIAYQGGGVWRSYEGGSSQMVSPPEFHYRRGTLTFPLVRIQGSGGGAGQTTVSARSPGQGVPVYPDTETYPDGTDYSNPVENGTVEVIIQSEYAEAWGSYFETRTDGNVSHPSSNTVAVELISIGTLGDFQMPPETQGITVRGMDSGHSLQDFSFTIRPQDSEESSFSNLDWSLYAQQGQQQFEIHVEDGGDTTCGENVDLYLYYSDDGGDTHHGWYSDDYLTAECGEINGKPADGDEIWVDVDLTPPNGTASMNYEKVKNEMTHFKSGSKTLAGDANFDDHPSDSSHGPYPYSTGDPEDLTFLTRHYFAEVGPGFDLIVADGNNAGIGESGSSGYIYYDGSGKVVTYLHITKHNVTASVN
- a CDS encoding DUF7289 family protein, whose translation is MTDDRAVSDVLSFILVFSLITASVGIVTVVGLGSLQDARNAERIDNGERAFEVLADNHRDIAHGGAPSRATEIKLAETTLTLADPSDSNVTLSDGTAVGSTESRSVTFGTAGDGSALSRGVVYELGAVFRVDRGGAAMRRAPPFQFDENRTVLHYVTLESRTGQIQRQSGSTTVLVRSVRGTTTLISHTEPTNEVTITVETEPRRAEAWKRYFETQLEGMAGSGCDSLDGSGTVSCSFETDDLRVTRTTIRVQIS